One Luteolibacter arcticus DNA segment encodes these proteins:
- a CDS encoding endonuclease/exonuclease/phosphatase family protein, with the protein MNRTRLASRLLGVKLPVGEAEHPGLIILQIDGLSRSQFEYAIEKGNLPFLSKLMRRGHFTLESFYSGVPSTTPAVQGEIFYGVRAAVPGFQFLHRESGKVMRMYEAESAAAIEAELRERGEQPLLEGGCGYSNIYRAGTAFSRYCSQDLASTELVRRVNPLKWLVLGLVYLPKLLRMAGLALLEFAIALADAVKGFYERENVLSELIFVPARVVVCILLREAIRFRILLDIERGVPVIHGNFLGYDEQSHRRGPRSAFAHWTLKGIDRAIRDIFRAGDHSAYRDYEVIVHSDHGQEHTIPYERKYGRELHSAVAEVFSTGPMAGTEVWMRRRSELLGDTMGRFRNLMGMQSDSVASGTPQPESQIIVTAMGPLGHIYLPRPLASEELENYALELVKSAGVPLVLLPQEDGTVRAFNGRGQWSLPTHAAEVLGASHPFLAEVTQDLVALCFHPNAGNLLISGWDPEGEPLSFPMENGAHCGPGSEETRGFLLVPDRIRRWHHARLPATGTRVRGEDLRKIGLHFLGRDGTREERVAERLQRDRELPLRVMTYNIHSCVGLDGKVRPERVARVINHFDPDIIAVQEVDCHRLRSRGYDQAQLIADHLRMTHVFHAMFEEQRERYGIALFSRHPFTTIRADYLTEADPRLFREARGAIWVKVEPEGGKPFHFVNTHFGLGRAERVRQADELLGERWLGTVPADEPVVVAGDFNSGPRSRALQRLRQRFRDVQLAVPGHVPIPTFSSACPLLRIDHVFVSEHFTVEGVDQPFSPVARIASDHLPLCAELTLR; encoded by the coding sequence GTGAACCGCACCCGTCTCGCTTCGCGTCTCCTCGGCGTGAAGCTTCCTGTCGGCGAAGCGGAGCATCCCGGATTGATCATCCTGCAGATCGACGGACTTTCCCGCAGCCAATTCGAATACGCGATCGAGAAGGGAAACCTGCCATTCCTCTCGAAGCTCATGAGGCGGGGGCACTTCACCTTGGAGAGCTTCTACTCGGGTGTGCCATCTACGACGCCTGCCGTACAAGGCGAGATTTTCTACGGAGTGCGTGCCGCTGTTCCAGGATTCCAGTTTCTTCATCGCGAGTCCGGAAAGGTGATGCGCATGTATGAGGCCGAGTCTGCGGCCGCGATCGAAGCGGAGCTCCGTGAGCGGGGCGAGCAACCGCTCTTGGAAGGCGGTTGTGGCTACTCAAACATCTATCGCGCCGGGACCGCTTTTTCCCGCTACTGTTCCCAGGATCTCGCATCGACGGAGTTGGTGCGGCGTGTCAATCCGCTCAAGTGGCTGGTGCTTGGCCTTGTCTATCTCCCCAAGCTGTTGCGCATGGCGGGGCTTGCCTTGCTGGAGTTCGCGATCGCCCTGGCCGACGCGGTGAAAGGATTTTACGAGCGGGAGAACGTCCTCAGCGAATTGATCTTCGTGCCTGCCCGCGTGGTCGTCTGCATCTTGCTCCGGGAAGCCATCCGCTTCCGCATTCTGCTGGATATCGAGCGCGGGGTTCCCGTCATCCACGGCAACTTCCTCGGCTATGACGAGCAATCCCATCGTCGTGGACCTCGATCCGCCTTTGCCCACTGGACGCTGAAGGGGATCGACAGAGCGATTCGGGACATCTTTCGCGCCGGTGATCATTCCGCCTATCGCGACTACGAGGTCATCGTCCACTCCGACCATGGCCAGGAGCACACGATTCCCTACGAGCGGAAGTATGGACGGGAGCTCCACTCCGCCGTGGCCGAGGTGTTCTCCACCGGGCCCATGGCTGGCACCGAGGTGTGGATGCGCAGGAGGTCCGAACTGCTAGGTGATACCATGGGGCGCTTCCGGAATCTCATGGGCATGCAGTCCGATTCGGTCGCCAGCGGTACTCCGCAGCCGGAGTCCCAGATCATCGTCACCGCGATGGGGCCGCTTGGGCACATCTACCTGCCCCGGCCCTTGGCTTCGGAGGAGCTTGAGAATTACGCATTAGAATTGGTTAAATCGGCGGGCGTTCCGTTAGTGCTGCTGCCTCAGGAAGACGGCACCGTTCGGGCGTTCAATGGCCGTGGTCAATGGTCGCTGCCAACGCACGCGGCCGAAGTGTTGGGTGCATCCCATCCGTTTCTCGCGGAGGTCACGCAGGATCTCGTGGCGTTGTGCTTCCATCCGAATGCCGGAAACCTCCTCATCTCCGGCTGGGATCCCGAAGGAGAGCCTCTCAGCTTCCCGATGGAGAACGGGGCGCACTGTGGTCCCGGGTCCGAAGAAACCCGCGGCTTCCTGCTGGTGCCCGACCGGATCCGGCGCTGGCATCATGCGCGGTTACCGGCCACGGGCACCCGGGTGCGCGGCGAGGACCTGCGCAAAATCGGGCTACACTTCTTGGGGCGGGACGGCACCCGCGAGGAGCGCGTGGCGGAACGCTTGCAACGTGATCGTGAGCTGCCCCTTCGCGTGATGACCTACAACATCCACAGTTGCGTCGGCCTCGATGGAAAGGTCCGGCCGGAGCGCGTCGCGCGGGTCATCAATCACTTCGATCCTGACATCATCGCAGTGCAGGAGGTGGACTGTCATCGACTGCGCAGCCGCGGCTACGACCAGGCGCAGCTCATCGCCGATCATCTGCGCATGACCCATGTGTTTCACGCGATGTTCGAGGAGCAGCGCGAGCGCTATGGAATCGCGCTCTTTTCCCGCCATCCCTTCACGACGATTCGGGCGGACTATCTCACCGAAGCGGACCCGCGACTGTTCCGCGAGGCGAGGGGTGCCATTTGGGTAAAGGTCGAGCCGGAAGGCGGCAAGCCGTTTCACTTCGTCAACACCCACTTCGGGCTGGGGCGCGCCGAACGCGTGCGACAAGCCGATGAGCTGTTAGGCGAACGGTGGCTGGGCACTGTTCCAGCCGACGAGCCGGTAGTGGTGGCTGGCGACTTTAATTCGGGACCTCGTTCACGGGCCCTTCAGCGGCTGCGCCAGCGGTTCCGCGACGTCCAGTTGGCGGTGCCCGGTCACGTCCCGATTCCTACCTTCTCCTCGGCCTGTCCGCTGCTCCGGATCGACCATGTGTTCGTCAGCGAACACTTCACGGTGGAGGGGGTGGACCAGCCGTTTTCACCGGTGGCCAGGATCGCCTCCGATCATCTGCCGCTATGCGCGGAACTCACGCTCCGATGA
- a CDS encoding non-homologous end joining protein Ku has protein sequence MPRSIWKGAIEFGLVNIPVSLTAAEVKPDVQLHMVDSKNHARIRYERVNADSGEEVPWDRMVRGYEYEEGQFILLSDQDLEAVQPKLTKTIGISDFVDLNDIDPLLFDKPYYLEPEKRGRKAYVLLREALRKTGKAGISRVVIRTREYLSAMFVREDALVLMLLRFPQEIRAVSKLDLPSSEEADVGKREMDLALRLIHDMAAKWDPKDYHDEYRDALMTFIEKKIETGETVEDVKQSDAGEKEPARGKVVDLADYLERSLGKKPATTPSKTAKAKPAAKKAAKKAAKKTARKKAKSA, from the coding sequence ATGCCACGTTCAATCTGGAAAGGAGCCATCGAGTTCGGGCTGGTAAACATTCCGGTCTCACTCACCGCGGCCGAAGTGAAGCCAGACGTCCAGCTTCATATGGTCGACAGCAAGAATCACGCGCGCATTCGCTATGAACGCGTGAATGCCGACTCCGGCGAGGAGGTGCCGTGGGACCGCATGGTGCGCGGCTACGAGTATGAGGAGGGCCAGTTCATCCTTCTGTCCGACCAAGACCTGGAAGCCGTGCAGCCGAAGCTGACCAAGACGATTGGTATCAGCGATTTTGTGGATTTGAATGACATCGATCCGCTGCTTTTCGACAAGCCCTACTACCTGGAGCCTGAAAAGCGCGGACGGAAGGCGTATGTGCTACTGCGCGAGGCCTTGCGGAAGACGGGCAAGGCCGGCATCTCGCGGGTCGTCATCCGTACGCGCGAGTACCTGTCGGCCATGTTCGTCCGGGAGGATGCGCTGGTGCTCATGCTGCTGAGATTCCCGCAAGAGATCCGGGCCGTGTCGAAGCTCGACTTGCCCTCCTCCGAGGAAGCCGATGTCGGCAAGCGGGAGATGGATCTGGCCCTGCGTCTCATTCACGACATGGCGGCGAAGTGGGATCCCAAGGACTACCATGATGAGTATCGCGATGCATTGATGACCTTCATTGAGAAGAAGATTGAGACGGGCGAGACCGTCGAGGATGTGAAGCAAAGCGACGCCGGTGAGAAAGAACCTGCTCGTGGGAAGGTGGTGGACCTCGCGGATTATCTGGAACGCAGCTTGGGCAAGAAGCCGGCGACGACTCCTAGCAAGACCGCGAAGGCAAAGCCCGCTGCCAAGAAGGCCGCGAAGAAAGCAGCCAAGAAAACCGCACGCAAGAAGGCCAAGTCGGCATGA
- a CDS encoding superoxide dismutase family protein, with the protein MKANQTLGASGFAILALLAPFLNAQESTSPLSAHSSSAEMKKLVAIIRPIGNSNVRGSVVFDKVDDGILINAKIGGLTPNAHHAIHIHEFGDLGSEDASSAGDHFNPGDHSHAIPDESERHAGDLGNLQADGDGNAVLTLVVNNITLDAGKRGIIGRAVIVHAKADDGGQPSGNAGDRIAAGVIGISKDARPEPAPPTPKPPGEGKPAEPEQKETRPTTPDTDVSVDE; encoded by the coding sequence ATGAAAGCCAACCAAACTCTCGGAGCCAGCGGCTTTGCGATTCTTGCCCTTCTGGCTCCTTTCCTCAACGCCCAGGAATCCACCTCTCCGCTCTCGGCGCACTCGTCATCGGCGGAGATGAAAAAGCTCGTCGCTATCATTCGGCCCATCGGCAACAGCAATGTCCGGGGCAGCGTCGTCTTCGACAAGGTCGACGACGGCATCCTGATCAACGCCAAGATCGGCGGCCTGACGCCGAATGCGCATCACGCGATCCACATCCACGAGTTTGGCGATCTGGGCAGCGAGGACGCCTCCAGCGCCGGGGATCATTTCAATCCCGGAGATCATTCCCACGCCATTCCCGACGAAAGCGAGCGCCACGCCGGCGACTTGGGCAACCTGCAGGCGGACGGCGACGGGAATGCCGTGCTGACCTTGGTGGTAAATAATATCACCTTGGATGCAGGCAAACGCGGGATCATCGGCCGCGCCGTCATCGTTCACGCCAAAGCCGACGATGGAGGCCAACCCTCCGGGAATGCCGGCGATCGGATCGCCGCCGGTGTGATTGGAATTTCCAAGGATGCCAGACCCGAACCGGCTCCACCAACTCCCAAGCCCCCTGGCGAAGGCAAGCCCGCGGAACCGGAACAAAAGGAGACTCGTCCCACGACACCCGACACCGACGTGTCGGTGGACGAGTAA
- a CDS encoding glycosyltransferase, whose product MKIAMLTNTYLPHVGGVARSVQTLEEACRARGHEVRVIAPEFAGAEPSPHVLRVPAIQNFNGSDFCVRLPMPNIIRDFMEDFQPDLIHSHHPFLLGDAALREGWKMKVPVVFTHHTLYERYTHYVPLDSDALKRMAIQLATDYCNLCDTVIAPSESIAALLLGRGVTTPVRTIATGINTGAFETGVGSSFRKRAKFRKNTTVIGHVGRLAAEKNLRFLTDALIPCLQERPDTVFLLVGDGDAREEMLSRFAEAGLEDSIHAPGKLTGSDLCDAYAAMDCFVFASQTETQGIVLAEAMAAGNPVVALEGPGVREIVRDSENGSLLPADASPEDFSQALLGLVSSPALRRNMAGRARLSAKDYDTVRCTDQMIACYTELVAAQRRPEAPENSSWDRLVAGIEIEWELLAAKVSAVTAAVIETPATEARLD is encoded by the coding sequence ATGAAGATCGCCATGCTCACCAATACCTACCTGCCGCATGTCGGCGGGGTGGCCCGTTCCGTGCAGACATTGGAGGAGGCGTGTCGCGCCCGCGGCCATGAGGTCCGGGTGATTGCTCCGGAGTTTGCTGGCGCGGAACCCTCGCCTCACGTGCTGCGGGTACCGGCGATCCAGAATTTCAACGGCAGCGACTTCTGCGTCCGCTTGCCGATGCCGAACATCATCCGGGACTTCATGGAAGACTTCCAGCCGGATCTCATTCACAGTCACCATCCTTTCCTGTTAGGCGATGCCGCACTGCGCGAGGGTTGGAAGATGAAGGTGCCGGTGGTCTTCACCCATCATACCCTTTACGAGCGCTACACCCACTACGTGCCGCTTGACTCGGACGCGCTCAAGCGCATGGCCATCCAGCTTGCCACCGACTACTGCAACCTGTGCGATACGGTGATCGCTCCCAGCGAGAGTATCGCCGCCCTGCTGTTAGGCCGGGGAGTAACCACTCCCGTGCGGACCATTGCCACGGGGATCAATACCGGTGCCTTCGAAACGGGCGTGGGATCCAGCTTCCGGAAGCGGGCCAAGTTCCGGAAGAACACCACCGTGATCGGGCATGTGGGACGGCTGGCCGCGGAAAAGAACCTCAGGTTCCTCACGGATGCGCTCATTCCCTGCCTCCAGGAGCGTCCGGACACGGTCTTCCTGCTGGTAGGGGATGGCGATGCCCGGGAGGAAATGCTCTCCCGCTTCGCCGAGGCGGGCTTGGAGGACAGCATCCATGCACCGGGCAAGCTGACCGGCTCGGACCTGTGCGACGCCTATGCGGCCATGGATTGCTTCGTCTTCGCCTCGCAGACCGAGACCCAAGGCATCGTCCTCGCCGAGGCAATGGCTGCCGGCAATCCGGTCGTCGCCCTGGAAGGGCCTGGTGTGCGGGAAATCGTGCGCGATAGCGAGAACGGCTCGCTACTTCCCGCGGATGCGAGCCCCGAGGACTTCAGCCAGGCTTTGCTCGGGTTGGTGTCCAGCCCGGCATTGCGGCGGAACATGGCGGGTCGTGCGCGCCTCTCGGCAAAGGACTACGATACGGTCCGCTGCACCGATCAGATGATCGCGTGCTACACGGAGCTAGTCGCCGCACAGCGACGGCCTGAGGCGCCGGAGAACAGTTCGTGGGATCGCCTGGTGGCCGGCATCGAAATTGAATGGGAACTGCTGGCTGCCAAGGTTTCCGCCGTGACGGCAGCGGTGATCGAAACTCCAGCCACCGAAGCCCGCCTTGATTAG
- the ligD gene encoding DNA ligase D has product MAIAKSTKRGAALKKYREKRNFRQTPEPGGKKARQAGNSFVVQEHHARSHHFDFRLEIDGVLVSWAVPKGIPEELSSKRLAVHVEDHPLEYGGFEGTIPEGNYGAGNVAIWDKGTWEPLEKNWRKDFAKGKMKFALHGQRLSGPYLLARMSEEPNWLLRKLDPATHPEALEAEPESEVAAFVPPQLARPVTTVPEGKEWLHELKYDGYRLIAVRKKGEVRLFTRNQLDWTARFAELAKRLEALKGGDFVLDGEAVVFDSKGRSSFGALQEALKSGKGIDFVAFDLLHLDGRNLRGLTLSKRLEHLAKLVPKETGPVRRSKTWPSGEGVELFQQSCKLGLEGIISKRSHGTYQPESRRDWTKSKCRPRQEFIICGFTEPKGSCPAFGALLLGSVENGRMVPRGKVGTGFTDQSRHRLLKQMKPLATSRAPFPASERGVTWVEPRLVAEVDFAELTRDGAIRQGSFVSLREDKPASEVHVDPVEATGGRGSVVAGVEISNSDRVVYPDDGVTKLEVARYYERVGELMLPHVADRPLALLRTPEGIAGEKFFQKSFKSHVPEHVKVKTLDDGTEILFIHDVAGLISLAQFGVIELHPWGSRLPLVDKPDVLVWDLDPDEKVPWKETLGAAFLLRDCLADYGLETRVKSSGGKGIHVVMHIKRQHGWDFMKPFTKAVAAKVAEKNPQRFIITSSKSKRSGKIYIDWLRNGRGATCIAPWALRARPGAPISMPVEWDELAEMGPRGFTIREPVKEPASWKSIEPQHLPVSLVREISGGS; this is encoded by the coding sequence ATGGCCATTGCCAAATCCACCAAGCGGGGCGCCGCCCTCAAAAAGTACCGGGAGAAGCGGAACTTCCGCCAAACTCCCGAACCGGGCGGGAAGAAGGCCCGGCAAGCAGGGAACAGCTTCGTCGTGCAGGAGCATCACGCGCGGTCGCACCATTTCGACTTCCGGTTGGAGATTGATGGCGTGCTCGTGAGCTGGGCGGTGCCCAAGGGGATTCCGGAGGAGCTTTCTTCAAAGCGTCTGGCTGTGCACGTGGAAGATCACCCGCTGGAATATGGCGGATTCGAGGGGACGATCCCCGAGGGCAACTATGGCGCGGGCAACGTGGCGATCTGGGACAAGGGCACTTGGGAACCACTGGAAAAGAATTGGCGGAAGGATTTCGCGAAGGGGAAAATGAAGTTCGCGCTGCACGGCCAGCGGTTGAGCGGGCCGTATCTGTTAGCGCGAATGAGCGAGGAACCGAACTGGTTGCTCCGGAAGCTCGATCCCGCAACGCATCCGGAGGCCTTGGAAGCCGAGCCGGAGAGTGAGGTCGCTGCCTTCGTGCCGCCGCAGCTCGCACGTCCGGTGACGACGGTTCCGGAGGGCAAGGAGTGGCTTCACGAGCTGAAGTACGACGGGTATCGTTTGATCGCCGTGCGGAAGAAAGGGGAGGTGCGACTGTTCACCCGCAATCAATTGGATTGGACGGCACGGTTCGCGGAGCTGGCGAAGCGACTGGAAGCGCTCAAGGGCGGGGACTTCGTGCTCGATGGCGAAGCGGTGGTGTTCGACAGCAAGGGCCGGTCGAGCTTCGGCGCCTTGCAGGAGGCTCTGAAGTCGGGCAAGGGCATCGACTTCGTGGCTTTCGATCTTCTTCACCTCGATGGCCGCAATCTTCGGGGCCTAACTCTATCCAAGCGGCTGGAGCACCTGGCGAAACTCGTGCCCAAGGAGACCGGCCCCGTGCGGCGATCAAAAACGTGGCCGTCTGGCGAAGGGGTGGAACTGTTCCAGCAGAGTTGCAAGCTCGGCCTCGAAGGCATCATCAGCAAGCGATCGCATGGCACGTATCAGCCCGAATCCCGGCGCGACTGGACGAAATCGAAGTGCCGGCCGCGGCAGGAGTTCATCATCTGTGGCTTCACGGAACCGAAAGGGAGTTGTCCGGCGTTCGGGGCTCTTCTGTTAGGGTCGGTTGAGAACGGCCGGATGGTGCCGCGCGGCAAGGTGGGCACGGGTTTCACCGACCAGAGCCGCCATCGTCTTTTGAAACAGATGAAGCCACTGGCCACCAGCCGGGCTCCTTTTCCCGCCTCTGAACGTGGGGTGACGTGGGTTGAACCTCGTCTGGTGGCGGAAGTGGATTTCGCCGAACTGACAAGGGATGGCGCCATCCGCCAAGGTAGCTTCGTGTCCTTGCGCGAGGACAAGCCGGCGTCGGAGGTGCATGTCGATCCGGTGGAGGCGACAGGTGGACGCGGGTCTGTCGTGGCGGGTGTCGAAATCAGCAATTCCGACCGAGTGGTTTACCCGGATGACGGCGTGACCAAGCTGGAGGTCGCTCGCTACTACGAGCGGGTCGGTGAGCTGATGCTTCCCCATGTGGCTGACCGGCCGCTGGCGCTGCTGCGCACGCCGGAGGGGATTGCGGGCGAGAAATTCTTTCAGAAGAGCTTCAAGAGTCACGTGCCGGAGCACGTGAAGGTGAAGACTCTGGATGACGGCACCGAGATCCTCTTCATCCACGATGTGGCCGGGTTGATCTCGCTGGCGCAGTTTGGCGTGATCGAACTGCACCCGTGGGGGAGTCGCTTGCCGCTGGTGGACAAGCCCGACGTGCTGGTATGGGACTTGGACCCGGACGAGAAGGTGCCGTGGAAAGAAACCCTGGGTGCGGCGTTCCTGCTGCGTGACTGCCTGGCGGACTACGGGCTGGAGACGCGCGTGAAGAGTTCCGGGGGAAAGGGGATCCACGTGGTGATGCACATCAAGCGTCAGCACGGCTGGGATTTCATGAAGCCTTTCACCAAGGCGGTGGCTGCCAAGGTGGCGGAAAAAAATCCACAGCGCTTCATCATCACCTCGTCCAAAAGCAAGCGCTCCGGGAAGATCTACATCGACTGGTTGCGCAATGGCCGCGGGGCGACGTGTATCGCGCCGTGGGCGCTGCGTGCCCGTCCCGGTGCCCCGATCTCGATGCCGGTCGAATGGGATGAACTGGCCGAGATGGGTCCGCGTGGCTTCACCATCCGCGAACCTGTCAAGGAACCGGCGAGCTGGAAGTCGATCGAGCCGCAGCACTTGCCGGTGTCGCTTGTGCGAGAGATTTCAGGTGGATCATGA